Proteins from a single region of Etheostoma spectabile isolate EspeVRDwgs_2016 unplaced genomic scaffold, UIUC_Espe_1.0 scaffold00001368, whole genome shotgun sequence:
- the LOC116674974 gene encoding sulfate transporter: MTHGDDCCTTAEDGAQSDQQQPLILERVGEEMPKSWQSVVSHCLKKHCSCTPKKAKSKLLGFVPILKWLPRYQLREWLLGDVMSGLIVGILLVPQSIAYSLLASQDPIYGLYTSFFASIIYSLLGTSRHISVGIFGVLCLLVGQVVDRELALAGYLPESVILNSNNGTVLLADQGNGSVGVGCDRSCYAITVGATVTFTAGVYQVLMGIFQVGFVSVYLSNSLLSGFATGASLTILTSQFKYLLGLRIPRPQGWFTLFKTWYSLLTNLSNTNICDLVTSLVCLLILIPTKELNNRFKAKLKAPIPFELFVVVIATVASHFGRFDTDYGSGVAGDIPTGFLPPQLPMWTLIPSVAVDAFSIAIVGFAITVSLSEMFAKKHGYTVDANQELYAIGFCNILPSFFHCFTTSAALTKTLVKESTGCQTQISGLVSALVLLLVLLVIAPLFYSLQKCVLAVIILVNLRGALQKFTDIPSMWRVNRIDTSIWLITMATSALVNTELGLLVGVLVSALCVLGRTQRAQVLELGRATTREHYEDLSSYHGLWTHPGVAVFRYEAPIYYANQRLFKKSLYRCAGLDPVKEKTRLMKFKRKNKQQGDVARVPNKNSRDLEGAGKEDGFEAGATVTSMLNNKSSRSLHSLVIDCSAILFLDTAGVNALKEVFKDYEELGIKVVLAQCNISVQDSLERGGYYPVKKGCDGGENKMMFFTIADAVYYVQSLSPNRDYDRKC, encoded by the exons ATGACTCATGGTGATGATTGCTGTACAACAGCAGAAGATGGAGCTCAGAGCGACCAGCAGCAGCCTCTCATTCTGGAAAGAGTGGGAGAAGAAATGCCCAAAAGCTGGCAATCTGTTGTGTCACATTGTCTGAAGAAACACTGCTCGTGCACCCCAAAGAAAGCTAAATCCAAATTATTGGGCTTCGTCCCGATTCTGAAATGGCTGCCACGCTACCAGCTCAGGGAATGGCTGCTGGGCGATGTCATGTCAGGACTGATTGTCGGAATCCTGTTGGTCCCTCAGTCCATAGCCTACTCCTTGTTGGCTAGTCAGGACCCCATATATGGTCTCTATACTTCTTTCTTTGCATCCATCATATATTCCCTCCTAGGCACTTCTAGACACATCTCAGTGGGGATTTTTGGAGTGCTCTGCCTGCTTGTAGGTCAGGTTGTGGATAGAGAATTAGCTTTGGCAGGATACCTCCCAGAAAGTGTCATCCTCAATAGTAACAATGGCACCGTCTTGCTGGCTGACCAGGGGAATGGCAGCGTTGGGGTGGGATGTGACAGAAGCTGCTATGCAATCACAGTGGGAGCTACAGTTACCTTTACTGCTGGAGTTTACCAG gTGCTAATGGGTATTTTCCAGGTGGGCTTTGTCTCAGTCTACCTTTCCAACTCCCTTCTCAGTGGCTTCGCTACAGGAGCCTCCCTGACCATTCTCACATCCCAGTTCAAGTACCTTCTAGGCCTGAGGATCCCCAGGCCTCAGGGCTGGTTCACCCTGTTCAAGACCTGGTACAGCCTGCTCACCAACCTGAGCAACACCAACATTTGTGACCTGGTGACCAGTTTGGTGTGTTTGCTGATACTGATACCTACCAAAGAGCTCAACAATCGATTCAAAGCCAAGCTTAAG GCTCCCATTCCCTTCGAGCTCTTTGTGGTGGTAATTGCAACAGTGGCTTCTCACTTTGGCCGCTTCGACACCGACTACGGGTCGGGGGTGGCTGGTGATATCCCCACTGGCTTCCTCCCTCCCCAGCTGCCGATGTGGACTCTGATCCCCAGCGTTGCTGTTGATGCCTTCTCCATTGCCATCGTGGGGTTTGCCATCACCGTCTCACTGTCGGAGATGTTTGCCAAGAAGCACGGCTACACAGTGGACGCCAACCAGGAGTTGTACGCCATTGGCTTCTGCAACATCCTGCCATCGTTCTTCCACTGCTTCACCACCAGCGCTGCGCTGACTAAGACCCTCGTCAAGGAGTCAACAGGGTGCCAGACGCAGATATCTGGGCTGGTCAGCGCCCTTGTCCTGCTTCTGGTGCTGTTGGTTATCGCACCGCTCTTCTACTCCCTTCAAAA ATGTGTATTAGCAGTCATCATCCTGGTTAACCTTCGCGGAGCTTTACAAAAGTTTACCGACATTCCCAGCATGTGGCGTGTCAACCGCATCGATACCTCTATCTGGCTGATCACAATGGCAACCTCGGCGCTGGTCAACACAGAGCTAGGTCTGCTTGTGGGGGTTTTGGTGTCAGCCCTGTGCGTCCTGGGCCGAACCCAGCGAGCCCAGGTACTGGAGCTTGGCCGGGCCACAACTAGGGAGCATTATGAGGACCTGTCGTCTTACCACGGCCTTTGGACACATCCCGGAGTAGCTGTTTTTAGATACGAGGCTCCAATCTATTACGCCAACCAGAGATTGTTCAAAAAATCTCTCTACAGGTGTGCAGGGCTTGATCCTGTGAAGGAGAAAACCCGGCTTATGAAGTTCAAGAGGAAGAACAAACAGCAGGGAGACGTTGCACGAGTCCCAAATAAAAATTCAAGGGATTTGGAGGGTGCCGGTAAAGAGGATGGGTTTGAAGCTGGTGCGACTGTAACCTCAATGCTCAACAATAAATCTTCCCGTAGCTTACACAGCTTGGTGATCGACTGCAGCGCCATCTTGTTTCTAGATACTGCTGGAGTGAATGCTCTGAAAGAGGTCTTCAAAGATTATGAAGAACTTGGGATCAAGGTTGTCCTGGCCCAGTGTAATATCTCAGTGCAGGACTCACTGGAAAGAGGGGGATACTACCCAGTCAAAAAAGGATGTGATGgaggagaaaacaaaatgatgttCTTTACCATTGCAGACGCCGTCTACTACGTCCAAAGCCTCTCACCTAACAGAGATTATGAcagaaaatgctaa